A region from the Natronomonas salsuginis genome encodes:
- a CDS encoding zinc-dependent metalloprotease, with product MNLFRAARAVAGSDGDGPVDWTAVGAAAHAATDPGDLSLSPAERDGYADDVADARASIRAAAGVDFDLPETIEVQNRHHWIDANIETFRRLLAPLEGQVTLAPALARTANTGSMAVTLGFLANNVLGQYDPLLLGDGDDDHGLYFVHPNIVAVADALDVDHDRFRRWIAFHEVAHAAEFDSAPWLAPHLESSMEHAVSELAAGRFDRRALDDLNVTMTAVEGYAELVMDRAFDEEYADLREKLDERRGNVGPVSRIIRRLLGIGRKRRQYERGKGFFDAVADERGVAGAAVVWERQENLPTDAELDDPDAWLRRVS from the coding sequence GTGAACCTGTTTCGCGCCGCCCGCGCCGTCGCCGGATCGGACGGCGACGGCCCGGTCGACTGGACCGCCGTCGGGGCCGCAGCCCACGCCGCGACCGATCCCGGCGACCTCTCGCTCTCGCCAGCCGAACGCGACGGATACGCCGACGACGTCGCGGACGCGAGGGCCAGTATCCGGGCCGCGGCGGGCGTCGACTTCGACCTCCCCGAGACGATCGAGGTCCAGAACCGACACCACTGGATCGACGCGAACATCGAGACGTTCCGTCGGCTGCTCGCGCCGCTCGAGGGGCAGGTGACGCTCGCCCCCGCCCTCGCTCGGACCGCGAACACCGGCTCGATGGCCGTGACGCTCGGCTTTCTGGCCAACAACGTCCTCGGGCAGTACGACCCGCTGTTGCTCGGCGACGGGGATGACGACCACGGCCTCTACTTCGTCCACCCCAACATCGTTGCGGTCGCCGACGCTCTCGACGTCGATCACGATCGATTCCGGCGGTGGATCGCCTTTCACGAGGTCGCCCACGCTGCGGAGTTCGACAGCGCGCCGTGGCTCGCACCGCATCTGGAGTCGAGCATGGAACACGCCGTCTCCGAGCTCGCCGCCGGTCGGTTCGATCGCCGGGCGCTCGACGACCTCAACGTGACGATGACCGCCGTCGAGGGGTACGCTGAACTCGTCATGGACCGCGCGTTCGACGAGGAGTACGCCGATCTGCGCGAAAAGCTCGACGAGCGACGGGGGAACGTCGGCCCCGTCTCGAGGATCATCCGACGGCTGCTCGGGATCGGGCGGAAACGCCGCCAGTACGAGCGCGGCAAGGGCTTCTTCGACGCGGTCGCCGACGAGCGCGGCGTCGCCGGGGCCGCCGTCGTCTGGGAACGCCAAGAGAACCTGCCGACCGACGCGGAGTTGGACGACCCAGACGCGTGGCTTCGACGAGTTTCGTGA
- a CDS encoding Zn-ribbon domain-containing OB-fold protein, which translates to MSDLTHRAWSEALEDGELLGQACGGCDATLGAPKAACPHCGSRELETIELPTSGTVYTETTINVPPIGIDQRGYQVAVVQLGDARVLGRLVDQDVGIGSRVGLAGFDEDDDGYVTPHFKAE; encoded by the coding sequence ATGAGCGATCTGACACACAGAGCGTGGAGCGAGGCCCTCGAAGACGGCGAACTGCTCGGACAAGCGTGCGGCGGCTGCGACGCCACGCTCGGCGCACCGAAGGCGGCGTGCCCGCACTGCGGATCGAGAGAGCTCGAAACAATCGAGCTGCCGACGAGCGGCACCGTCTACACCGAGACGACGATCAACGTCCCGCCGATCGGGATCGACCAGCGCGGCTACCAGGTCGCCGTCGTCCAGCTCGGCGACGCCCGGGTGTTGGGTCGGCTCGTCGATCAGGACGTCGGGATCGGCTCGCGCGTCGGACTCGCCGGCTTCGACGAGGACGACGACGGGTACGTTACGCCGCACTTCAAAGCCGAGTAA
- a CDS encoding thiolase C-terminal domain-containing protein codes for MPRAAVVGAGMTKFSVHDTPMQELFDEAAFAALDDAGVSPGDIDALYFGNAMGGSTENETHLGPKIAAHVGMSGIPVQRFEDACATSSNAFKNAVEAVEAGVHDVVLVGGTERCTPKTGKDTPEMTRIFGSASHRQYEQPTGLTFPAVFALLTKRHMHVHGTTEEQLAHVAVKNHGNGALNPNAHFGKEVTVEEALNSPVIADPFRLMDCCPFSDGASAVVVVSEDAAASYDAPVDVSGVGHATDVIPIGDKAEIGVTQAARDAAAQAYEQADTTADAMEFAEVHDCFTGAEILAIEALGLVEDGQGGVAAEEGRTARDGDIPINPSGGLKAKGHPIGATGTAQIVELTEQIRGDAGERQLGGVERGVAHNLGGDSATTVVSVMEARQ; via the coding sequence ATGCCACGAGCAGCCGTGGTCGGCGCCGGCATGACGAAGTTCAGCGTTCACGACACACCGATGCAAGAGCTCTTCGACGAGGCCGCCTTCGCGGCGCTCGACGACGCGGGGGTTTCGCCCGGGGATATCGACGCCCTCTACTTCGGGAACGCGATGGGCGGGTCGACGGAGAACGAGACGCACCTCGGCCCGAAGATCGCCGCTCACGTCGGCATGTCCGGGATCCCGGTCCAGCGCTTCGAGGACGCGTGTGCGACCTCCTCGAACGCCTTCAAGAACGCCGTCGAGGCCGTCGAGGCCGGCGTTCACGACGTCGTTCTCGTCGGCGGAACCGAGCGATGTACCCCCAAGACAGGCAAGGACACGCCCGAGATGACGCGGATCTTCGGCTCCGCCTCCCACCGCCAGTACGAACAGCCGACCGGGCTGACGTTCCCCGCCGTCTTCGCGCTGTTGACGAAACGGCACATGCACGTCCACGGGACGACGGAGGAGCAACTCGCTCACGTCGCGGTGAAGAACCACGGAAACGGCGCGTTGAACCCCAACGCTCACTTCGGCAAGGAAGTGACGGTCGAAGAGGCCCTCAACAGCCCCGTGATCGCCGACCCGTTCCGGCTCATGGACTGCTGTCCGTTCTCCGACGGCGCAAGCGCGGTCGTCGTCGTCTCCGAGGACGCCGCCGCGTCCTACGACGCGCCGGTCGACGTCTCTGGCGTCGGCCACGCGACCGACGTGATCCCGATCGGCGACAAGGCGGAGATCGGTGTCACGCAGGCGGCCCGCGACGCGGCCGCACAGGCGTACGAGCAGGCCGACACCACCGCCGACGCGATGGAGTTCGCCGAGGTCCACGACTGCTTCACGGGCGCGGAGATCCTCGCGATCGAAGCGCTCGGCCTCGTCGAGGACGGCCAGGGCGGCGTCGCCGCCGAGGAGGGCCGAACCGCCCGCGACGGCGACATCCCGATCAACCCCTCCGGCGGCCTGAAGGCGAAGGGCCACCCGATCGGCGCGACCGGGACCGCCCAGATCGTCGAGCTCACCGAACAGATCCGTGGCGACGCGGGCGAGCGCCAGCTCGGGGGCGTCGAGCGAGGCGTCGCGCACAACCTCGGCGGCGATTCGGCGACGACCGTCGTCAGCGTCATGGAGGCACGACAATGA
- a CDS encoding nuclear transport factor 2 family protein — protein MDAESTVRAYYDALRTGDPLSPFFAREESVVKFGIGERLTGYNEVREGLTAQSETTTDWRVESSRLVVTERDEHAWFSDDVLMAWTDLEDGTEYEFDSRWSGTIERRAEAQTGDDGIGTPWRFVGMHVSAPGGTR, from the coding sequence ATGGACGCCGAATCGACCGTCCGAGCGTACTACGACGCACTCCGAACTGGCGACCCGCTGTCGCCGTTTTTCGCCCGCGAGGAGTCGGTCGTGAAGTTCGGGATCGGCGAGCGGCTGACCGGCTATAACGAGGTTCGTGAGGGGCTCACGGCGCAGAGCGAGACGACGACGGACTGGCGAGTCGAGAGTTCGCGGCTCGTCGTGACCGAGCGTGACGAGCACGCGTGGTTCTCCGACGACGTGCTCATGGCGTGGACCGACCTCGAGGACGGGACCGAGTACGAGTTCGACAGCCGGTGGAGCGGGACGATCGAGCGTCGCGCCGAAGCCCAAACGGGCGACGACGGAATCGGTACTCCGTGGCGCTTCGTCGGCATGCACGTCTCCGCGCCCGGAGGGACCCGGTAG
- a CDS encoding enoyl-CoA hydratase/isomerase family protein: protein MERHTELSNDHLDVRLSADELVVQARIDRPERRNALSELVIDGLLSVFEFADGAPVRVVVVRGTDGVFCAGGDIESMAGAIGEDATTHRREFEGMKRLIEGAVDTAALTVAAVEGYCLAGGMGLAAACDVIVASEDATFGTPEAKIGLFPAQALVPIMRTVTEKRALKLLFTGEHIDAATAHEIGFVTDLVAADRFDENLDSIVDDLTSPSPALIALGKEAFYNQREMGFREALDYMHDAVTLISMSDEAEAGIEAFLDDTEPDWKGRPEE, encoded by the coding sequence ATGGAACGACACACGGAGCTCTCGAACGACCACCTCGACGTCCGGCTCTCGGCCGACGAACTCGTCGTTCAGGCGCGGATCGACCGCCCCGAGCGGCGAAACGCGCTGAGCGAGCTGGTGATCGACGGGCTGCTCTCGGTCTTCGAGTTCGCCGACGGGGCCCCCGTCCGAGTCGTCGTCGTTCGGGGGACGGACGGCGTCTTTTGCGCCGGCGGCGACATCGAATCCATGGCGGGGGCCATCGGCGAGGACGCGACGACCCACCGTCGGGAGTTCGAGGGGATGAAACGGTTGATCGAGGGCGCGGTCGACACCGCCGCCCTCACCGTCGCCGCTGTCGAGGGGTACTGTCTCGCCGGCGGGATGGGGCTCGCCGCCGCCTGTGATGTGATCGTCGCGAGCGAGGACGCGACGTTCGGCACGCCCGAGGCGAAGATCGGGCTGTTCCCGGCGCAGGCGCTCGTTCCGATCATGCGGACCGTCACCGAAAAGCGGGCGCTCAAACTGCTTTTCACGGGCGAGCACATCGACGCGGCGACCGCTCACGAGATCGGCTTCGTCACGGATCTAGTCGCCGCGGATCGGTTCGACGAGAACCTCGATTCGATCGTCGACGACCTCACTTCTCCCTCACCCGCGCTCATCGCGCTCGGGAAGGAGGCGTTCTACAACCAGCGGGAGATGGGCTTTCGGGAGGCGCTCGACTACATGCACGACGCCGTCACGCTCATCTCGATGAGCGACGAGGCCGAAGCCGGGATCGAGGCGTTTCTCGACGACACGGAACCGGACTGGAAGGGTCGTCCCGAAGAGTGA
- a CDS encoding AAA domain-containing protein, with amino-acid sequence MNLRGPVLEVGESRTVETSRGTSDLAEVTLRPERGAGDPIRLTLWGKWTETATVLEPGMELLATDLQEREFNGETQYSTTGASAVVVEPDFLVDVTDVRGWVQCPRIYYLNKITGLPLKYPVVKGTVVHDVFGDLLRGRDIDDSIDERVSEAALDLGLLGETADGVADDVRQNAAAIEGWLQQGRFGEDSWRSEQTLISERFGIKGRADAVRRGMPVELKTGKNLKRDPRFHDKVQATCYALLLADDIESAPGTGTLLYTKNTALDRSDASGDLSPAKEFSIGPGFLKYVLRVRNEIAAAEYDLSVPTGFEAGANCEYCFERDTCMVVAGRLGQESKAGQMGRPLPEEERAYFERFYRAIEEERREVHAQYRKLWEQSPRERADDDRALVDLEPVDRTPISGGRWELRARRTTDAVSKLREGDRALASDGHPTRGMAELATITELGEEIVVVADEPIELRRLDQYPSEIGVDRQLTALHDAILTGDADRKDVLFDRREPSFSGDRREYIDNNEAQNAAVNAAVTADDFALIHGPPGTGKTYTLARTVRALVERGDRVLLSAFTNRAVDNAVEALESQGFSDVVRWGSETGVREDMQKYRLERTGDPEERAAALSNADVIAATTAACGSRVLKSQSFDVAVVDEAGQLTEPGTFLPTTLSERFVLVGDHQQLPPVVRAENDLRRSLFERLIEQAPEAAVMLDRQYRMSQRVQYFSSQEFYDGELRPANAEVAAQRLADLDGVDPDALPPELSGGVAFVDPDGTATGNTNAIEADRVASIVESFVASGVDPDDIGVIAPFRAQVAEITRRLSDATVDTVDRFQGSAKEVIVISFVATGELTSPIFDDYRRVNVALTRAKKALVLVGDRRALESVPFYDRMLEWAD; translated from the coding sequence GTGAATCTGCGTGGACCGGTCCTCGAAGTGGGGGAGTCCCGAACGGTCGAGACGAGTCGCGGAACGAGCGATCTCGCCGAGGTCACGCTTCGTCCCGAACGCGGCGCGGGCGATCCGATTCGGCTGACGCTGTGGGGCAAGTGGACCGAAACCGCGACAGTCCTCGAACCGGGGATGGAACTGCTCGCCACGGACCTCCAAGAGCGGGAGTTCAACGGCGAAACGCAGTACTCGACGACCGGCGCGTCCGCGGTCGTCGTCGAACCGGACTTCCTCGTCGACGTGACCGACGTTCGCGGCTGGGTCCAGTGTCCGCGGATCTACTATCTGAACAAGATCACGGGGCTCCCGCTCAAGTACCCCGTGGTCAAGGGGACCGTCGTCCACGACGTGTTCGGCGACCTGCTCCGCGGCCGGGATATCGACGACAGCATCGACGAGCGGGTGTCGGAGGCGGCGCTCGATCTCGGGTTGCTCGGCGAGACGGCCGACGGCGTCGCCGACGACGTCAGACAGAACGCCGCAGCGATCGAGGGGTGGCTCCAGCAGGGCCGCTTCGGCGAGGACTCGTGGCGCTCCGAGCAGACGCTCATCTCCGAGCGGTTCGGGATCAAGGGCCGGGCCGATGCCGTTCGTCGGGGGATGCCGGTCGAACTGAAGACGGGCAAGAACCTCAAGCGCGACCCGCGATTCCACGACAAGGTGCAGGCGACCTGCTACGCCCTGCTGTTGGCTGACGACATAGAGAGCGCGCCCGGTACGGGGACGCTGTTGTACACGAAGAATACGGCGCTGGATAGAAGCGACGCTTCCGGCGACCTCTCACCGGCCAAGGAGTTCTCGATCGGTCCCGGCTTCTTGAAGTACGTCCTCCGGGTGCGAAACGAGATCGCCGCCGCCGAGTACGACCTGTCGGTGCCGACGGGGTTCGAGGCCGGGGCGAACTGCGAGTACTGCTTCGAGCGCGACACGTGCATGGTCGTCGCCGGACGACTCGGGCAGGAGTCGAAGGCCGGACAGATGGGCCGGCCGCTACCCGAGGAGGAACGGGCGTACTTCGAGCGGTTCTACCGGGCGATCGAGGAGGAACGGCGCGAGGTCCACGCACAGTATCGGAAGCTCTGGGAGCAATCGCCCAGGGAACGGGCCGACGACGACCGGGCGCTGGTCGACCTCGAACCGGTCGACAGAACGCCGATCTCGGGCGGGCGCTGGGAGCTTCGCGCGCGCCGAACCACGGACGCGGTCTCGAAGCTTCGGGAGGGCGACCGCGCCCTCGCGAGCGACGGCCACCCGACGCGGGGGATGGCCGAGCTCGCGACGATCACGGAACTCGGCGAGGAGATCGTCGTCGTCGCCGACGAGCCGATCGAACTGCGTCGGCTGGATCAGTATCCATCGGAGATCGGCGTCGATCGCCAGCTGACCGCGTTGCACGACGCGATACTCACCGGGGACGCCGATCGAAAGGATGTGCTCTTCGACCGACGCGAGCCGTCGTTTTCCGGCGACCGCCGTGAGTACATCGACAACAACGAGGCCCAGAACGCCGCGGTCAACGCCGCGGTCACCGCGGACGACTTCGCGCTGATCCACGGCCCGCCGGGGACCGGGAAGACGTACACGCTCGCGCGAACCGTACGAGCGCTCGTCGAGCGCGGCGACCGGGTGTTGCTCTCGGCGTTCACCAACCGCGCCGTCGACAACGCCGTCGAGGCGCTCGAATCGCAGGGGTTCTCCGACGTGGTCCGGTGGGGCTCGGAGACGGGCGTCCGCGAGGACATGCAAAAGTACCGGCTCGAACGAACCGGTGACCCCGAGGAGCGCGCCGCGGCGCTATCGAACGCGGACGTAATCGCTGCGACGACCGCCGCGTGCGGCTCGCGGGTGCTCAAGTCCCAGTCGTTCGACGTCGCGGTCGTCGACGAAGCGGGCCAGCTTACCGAACCCGGAACCTTCCTCCCGACGACGCTCTCCGAGCGGTTCGTCCTGGTCGGCGACCACCAACAGCTCCCACCGGTCGTCAGGGCCGAGAACGACCTCCGACGATCGCTGTTCGAACGTCTGATCGAACAGGCCCCCGAGGCGGCGGTGATGCTCGACCGGCAGTACCGGATGAGCCAGCGCGTGCAATACTTTTCGAGTCAGGAGTTCTACGACGGGGAGTTGCGCCCCGCGAACGCCGAGGTCGCGGCCCAGCGGCTCGCCGACCTCGACGGCGTCGACCCGGACGCGCTTCCGCCCGAGCTATCTGGCGGCGTCGCCTTCGTCGATCCCGACGGAACCGCGACGGGCAATACCAACGCGATCGAGGCCGACCGCGTCGCCTCGATTGTCGAATCGTTCGTCGCTTCGGGCGTCGATCCCGACGACATCGGCGTCATCGCCCCGTTCCGAGCGCAGGTCGCCGAGATTACCCGCCGCCTCTCCGACGCCACCGTCGATACGGTCGATCGGTTTCAGGGCTCCGCGAAGGAGGTCATCGTCATCTCGTTCGTGGCGACCGGGGAGCTAACGAGTCCAATCTTCGATGATTACCGCCGGGTCAACGTCGCGCTCACGAGAGCGAAGAAGGCGCTCGTCCTCGTGGGCGATCGGCGCGCGCTCGAAAGCGTGCCGTTCTACGACCGGATGCTCGAGTGGGCCGATTGA
- the rbcL gene encoding type III ribulose-bisphosphate carboxylase yields the protein MEYDDFLDESYEPTEDNLVCAFRLVPGAGLSAADAAARVASESSNGTWAALSPDSDVRRYSATAFDISGVGEHGFDVRVAYPLELFEEGSLPQILSCIAGNILGMKAVETIRLLDCAWPEALVQSFPGPQFGSGVRSELLDAADRPPLATVPKPKVGLSTAEHAQVGYEAWVGGVDLLKDDENLTDQSFNPFEQRVVESLEARDRAEDETGERKEYLINITAETDEMVRRAEFVADHGGSFVMVDIVTAGWSALQTVRRRTEDLGVAIHAHRAMHAAFDRLPQHGVSMRCLAQFARLAGVDHIHTGTAGLGKLENEDTAGINAWLRSDLYGLNDVLPVASGGLHPGIVDQLLDALGPDIMVQAGGGIHGHPDGTEAGARALRASVEAYRDGESLQSRAKSVPELETALDAWGTEGPR from the coding sequence ATGGAGTACGACGACTTCCTCGACGAGTCGTACGAACCGACCGAGGACAACCTCGTGTGCGCGTTCCGTCTGGTTCCGGGTGCGGGATTGTCCGCGGCCGACGCGGCGGCGCGGGTCGCCTCCGAGAGCTCGAACGGGACGTGGGCGGCGCTGTCGCCCGATTCGGACGTCCGGCGATACTCCGCGACTGCGTTCGACATCTCCGGCGTCGGCGAACACGGGTTCGACGTCCGCGTCGCGTACCCGCTCGAACTGTTCGAAGAGGGGAGTCTCCCGCAGATCCTCTCCTGTATCGCCGGGAACATCTTGGGCATGAAGGCGGTCGAGACGATCCGGTTGCTCGACTGTGCGTGGCCCGAAGCGCTCGTCCAGTCGTTCCCCGGTCCGCAGTTCGGCTCCGGCGTCCGGAGCGAACTGCTCGACGCCGCGGATCGACCGCCGCTCGCCACCGTCCCGAAGCCGAAGGTCGGGCTGTCGACCGCCGAGCACGCACAGGTCGGTTACGAGGCGTGGGTCGGCGGCGTCGACCTCCTAAAAGACGACGAGAACCTCACGGACCAGTCGTTCAATCCCTTCGAACAGCGGGTCGTCGAATCGCTCGAGGCGAGGGACCGCGCAGAGGATGAAACCGGCGAGCGAAAGGAGTACCTGATAAACATCACCGCCGAGACGGACGAAATGGTTCGACGCGCCGAGTTCGTCGCCGACCACGGCGGCTCCTTCGTGATGGTCGACATCGTCACGGCCGGCTGGAGCGCCCTGCAGACGGTTCGTCGGCGGACCGAGGACCTCGGCGTGGCGATCCACGCCCACCGCGCGATGCACGCCGCCTTCGATCGCCTCCCACAGCACGGCGTCTCGATGCGCTGTCTCGCCCAGTTCGCCCGGCTGGCGGGCGTCGACCACATTCACACCGGTACGGCCGGACTCGGAAAGCTCGAAAACGAGGACACGGCGGGGATCAACGCCTGGCTTCGATCGGACCTGTACGGGCTCAACGACGTCCTCCCGGTCGCCTCCGGCGGGCTGCATCCGGGGATCGTCGATCAGTTACTCGACGCGCTCGGTCCAGATATCATGGTTCAGGCGGGCGGCGGTATCCACGGCCACCCAGACGGAACTGAAGCCGGCGCACGCGCGCTCCGGGCGAGCGTCGAGGCGTACCGCGACGGGGAGTCCCTACAGTCGCGGGCGAAATCGGTCCCCGAACTCGAAACCGCACTCGACGCGTGGGGCACCGAGGGACCGCGCTGA
- a CDS encoding MBL fold metallo-hydrolase, producing MIEYDGVSVSWLGYATLRVAGDGPVVYVDPGRYGVLDGYDGGDGDVVCVTHEHHYDTNGIRAVADDDATIVAFEGINPHRIDRDVERLADLPFDVRRVDAEADIAVGDAIVRTTAAYNEPDGPHVRENGEPYHPKGLGCGFHVTVDGVSVYCPGDTDVLDGHARLDIDVFCPPIGGTFTMNRHEAADLAAALEPDLVVPIHYDTFEPIETDVEAFAAELERRGVEVHLDG from the coding sequence ATGATCGAATACGATGGCGTGAGCGTCTCGTGGCTTGGCTACGCGACGCTTCGAGTCGCGGGTGACGGGCCTGTCGTCTACGTCGACCCGGGGCGCTACGGCGTCTTGGACGGCTACGACGGGGGCGACGGGGACGTCGTCTGCGTGACGCACGAGCACCACTACGACACGAACGGCATTCGGGCGGTTGCCGACGATGACGCCACGATCGTCGCCTTCGAGGGGATCAATCCCCACCGGATCGACCGCGACGTCGAACGCTTGGCCGACCTGCCGTTCGATGTTCGGCGCGTCGACGCCGAAGCCGACATCGCGGTCGGCGATGCGATCGTCAGGACCACCGCGGCGTACAACGAGCCGGACGGCCCACACGTCCGCGAAAACGGCGAGCCGTATCATCCGAAGGGGCTCGGCTGTGGCTTCCACGTCACGGTCGACGGCGTGTCGGTGTATTGCCCCGGTGACACCGACGTGTTGGACGGCCACGCGCGCCTCGACATCGACGTCTTCTGCCCGCCGATCGGCGGCACGTTTACCATGAACCGACACGAGGCGGCCGATCTCGCGGCGGCGCTCGAGCCTGATCTCGTCGTCCCGATCCACTACGACACGTTCGAGCCGATCGAAACCGACGTCGAGGCGTTCGCCGCGGAGCTCGAGCGACGCGGTGTCGAGGTCCACCTCGACGGCTGA
- the ligA gene encoding ATP-dependent DNA ligase LigA, with translation MEFATFADRAAAIESESADLETVELVAALLDDAEGSLDVVARFVQGRVFPANDGTKLDIGPALCYEALAKAAGPNVTSGDIESRLATVGEIGGVAEALDLGGQRGLAAFGGGNDDDTLTVERVDAELRSLAAAAGSGSTDTKLDTLFGLFNRCEPTEARFLARLVLGDMRIGVGEGAVRDGIAAAFDVSTEAVERALQVSNDCGLVAETARDGGESGLNDIRLAVGRPVKAMLAQAGTALDALDAWERAAVETKFDGARVQVHYDGETVRLFSRNLEDVTDPLPEIVRTVERALDVPAILDGEVVAIDGDGSPRPFQDVLRRFRRKHDIQATREDVTVELRAFDCLHADGADLLDAPFVDRHDRLRTVFDGEISTIRLTDAPEEIADLEASALAAGHEGIMLKDPASAYTPGNRGKNWLKRKPDVETLDVIVTGAEWGEGRRANLLGTFLLSVRDGEEYRTIGKVATGITDEKLEELHERLDPYVRSESGTEVEIEPAIVFEVGYEEIQRSPTYSSGYALRFPRFVSVREDKDPDDAEDLERVERLVE, from the coding sequence ATGGAGTTCGCGACGTTCGCCGACCGGGCCGCGGCGATCGAATCGGAGTCGGCGGATTTGGAGACCGTCGAACTCGTGGCGGCCCTCCTCGATGACGCGGAGGGCTCACTCGATGTCGTCGCGCGATTCGTACAGGGCCGGGTGTTCCCCGCCAACGACGGGACGAAACTCGACATCGGCCCGGCGCTGTGCTACGAGGCACTCGCGAAGGCGGCCGGACCGAACGTGACGTCCGGGGACATCGAGTCACGACTTGCGACCGTCGGCGAGATCGGCGGCGTCGCGGAGGCGTTGGATCTCGGGGGGCAACGGGGATTGGCCGCGTTCGGGGGCGGGAACGACGACGACACGCTCACGGTCGAACGCGTCGACGCGGAACTGCGAAGCCTCGCGGCGGCAGCGGGGAGCGGCAGCACCGACACCAAACTCGACACCTTATTCGGCCTGTTCAACCGCTGTGAACCGACCGAGGCTCGCTTTCTCGCCCGTCTCGTGCTGGGAGACATGCGGATCGGCGTCGGCGAGGGGGCAGTTCGTGACGGGATCGCCGCGGCCTTCGACGTGTCCACCGAGGCCGTCGAGCGCGCACTCCAGGTTTCGAACGACTGCGGTCTCGTGGCTGAAACCGCACGCGATGGGGGCGAGAGCGGGTTGAACGATATCCGATTGGCGGTCGGCCGGCCGGTCAAGGCGATGTTGGCACAGGCGGGGACCGCCCTCGACGCCCTCGACGCGTGGGAGCGCGCGGCGGTCGAGACGAAGTTCGACGGGGCGCGAGTGCAGGTCCACTACGACGGCGAGACGGTTCGGCTGTTCTCGCGGAATCTGGAGGACGTGACGGACCCGTTGCCCGAGATCGTTCGGACCGTCGAACGCGCACTCGACGTCCCCGCGATCCTCGATGGTGAGGTCGTCGCGATCGACGGGGACGGGAGCCCGCGACCGTTTCAGGACGTGCTTCGTCGGTTTCGCCGGAAACACGATATCCAGGCGACCCGCGAGGACGTGACGGTCGAACTCCGCGCATTCGATTGCCTCCACGCGGACGGTGCGGACCTACTCGACGCGCCGTTCGTCGACCGGCACGACCGATTGCGGACGGTCTTCGACGGCGAAATCTCGACGATTCGGCTGACCGACGCTCCCGAGGAAATTGCCGATCTCGAAGCGTCGGCGTTGGCGGCCGGCCACGAGGGGATCATGCTGAAAGACCCGGCGTCCGCGTACACGCCCGGGAACCGTGGAAAGAACTGGCTGAAGCGAAAACCCGACGTGGAGACGCTCGACGTGATCGTCACGGGCGCGGAGTGGGGGGAGGGACGTCGAGCGAACCTGCTCGGGACGTTTCTGCTCTCGGTTCGCGACGGTGAGGAGTACCGAACGATCGGCAAGGTCGCCACGGGAATCACGGACGAGAAGCTCGAGGAGCTTCACGAACGGCTCGATCCGTACGTTCGCTCGGAGTCGGGAACCGAGGTCGAGATCGAACCGGCGATCGTCTTCGAGGTCGGCTACGAGGAAATCCAGCGCTCGCCGACGTACTCGTCCGGGTACGCGCTCCGATTCCCGCGGTTCGTGAGCGTTCGCGAGGACAAAGATCCGGATGACGCCGAAGACCTCGAACGAGTCGAGCGACTCGTCGAGTGA
- the psmB gene encoding archaeal proteasome endopeptidase complex subunit beta: protein MRQPDSSLPRTGQDHTRSPYEPELGEVPSNDLSVDDLDTVNKTGTTTIGISTTEGVVIATDMRASLGGRFVSNKDVQKVEQIHPTGALTLVGSVGGAQSFIRSLRAEVNLYEARRGEDIPISALATLAGNFARGGPFFAINPILGGVDDEGHHVYSIDPAGGVMKDDYTITGSGLTVAYGTLEREYEDDMTNEEAKRVAASGIKAAVERDTGSGNGVFLATITDEGVDIKGHKDFDDVL, encoded by the coding sequence ATGCGACAACCGGATTCCTCCCTGCCGCGTACCGGACAGGATCACACACGCTCGCCGTACGAGCCCGAACTCGGAGAGGTTCCCTCGAACGACCTCTCGGTCGACGACCTCGACACCGTCAACAAGACGGGGACGACGACGATCGGGATCTCTACGACCGAAGGCGTCGTCATTGCGACGGACATGCGCGCGTCCCTGGGCGGTCGCTTCGTCTCGAACAAGGACGTTCAGAAGGTCGAGCAGATCCACCCGACCGGTGCGTTGACACTCGTCGGCAGCGTCGGCGGTGCCCAGTCGTTCATCCGATCGCTGCGAGCAGAGGTCAACCTCTATGAGGCTCGCCGCGGCGAGGACATCCCGATCAGCGCGCTCGCGACGCTCGCGGGGAACTTCGCCCGCGGCGGTCCGTTCTTCGCGATCAACCCGATCCTCGGCGGCGTCGACGACGAGGGACACCACGTCTACTCGATCGATCCCGCGGGCGGCGTGATGAAAGACGATTACACGATCACCGGCTCCGGACTCACGGTCGCGTACGGCACGCTCGAACGGGAGTACGAGGACGACATGACCAACGAGGAGGCGAAGCGAGTCGCCGCGTCGGGCATCAAGGCGGCCGTCGAACGCGACACTGGCTCCGGTAACGGCGTGTTCCTCGCGACGATCACGGACGAAGGCGTCGATATCAAGGGTCACAAAGACTTCGACGACGTGCTGTAA